In a single window of the Mugil cephalus isolate CIBA_MC_2020 chromosome 6, CIBA_Mcephalus_1.1, whole genome shotgun sequence genome:
- the rfx2 gene encoding DNA-binding protein RFX2 isoform X1: MQNTEGGSDTTTSVAALRTSSSAQAPVVQPVPASQQRVLVQATGSAQKGGQVQQLSVPRVQQVPQQVQQVQHVYPPQVQYVGESGEAVYANGTIRTAYSYNPEAQLYGQNSGGNYFDSQAGGAHVTTVVSSASGGVPPHSMVGIAMDVGSSSHIISSGSTYLIHGGSMEGSRNHISHSSRSSSAMLEMAIENLQKSEGIASHKSSLLNSHLQWLLDNYETAEGVSLPRCSLYNHYLRHCQEQKLDPVNAASFGKLIRSVFMGLRTRRLGTRGNSKYHYYGIRVKPDSPLNRLQEDTQYMAMRQQPVHQKQRFKPLQKVDSMSDNLCGSSQHCNSTPEQSVAAQSQHHQQYIDTAQTLPPFPSPDLGTQPLPERINMNDIKKMQTLYRDHCEATLNVVINLQFHYIEKLWQTFWYAIPPSSDGSTTIPSSDDEEGMIPRETLVALCKYEPVRLWMRSCDHILYQALVEVLIPDVLRPVPSTLTQAIRNFAKSLEGWLTNAMTNFPQEIVRTKVAVVSAFAQTLRRYTSLNHLAQAARAVLQNTSQINQMLSDLNRVDFANVQEQASWVCQCDESVVQRLEQDFKVTLQQQSSLDQWATWLDNVVSQVLKPHQGSPSFPKAARQFLLKWSFYSSMVIRDLTLRSAASFGSFHLIRLLYDEYMFYLVEHRVAQATGETPIAVMGEFSDLSSMMPSLMEKDASFSDEMSDLGSDADASRGPTEPAVKRERIEISHPLQEM; encoded by the exons GGCTACAGGCTCAGCTCAGAAGGGTGGACAAGTACAGCAGCTTTCAGTACCCAGGGTCCAACAGGTCCCTCAGCAG gtgcAGCAGGTACAACATGTGTACCCACCACAAGTCCAGTATGTAGGAGAAAGTGGAGAGGCTGTTTATGCCAATGGAACCAT CCGAACGGCCTACTCCTACAACCCCGAGGCCCAGTTGTACGGGCAGAACAGCGGCGGAAACTATTTCGACTCTCAGGCCGGTGGAGCTCATGTCACCACGGTGGTGTCCTCCGCCAGCGGCGGCGTCCCCCCTCACAGCATGGTCGGCATCGCCATGGACgtgggcagcagcagccacattATCTCCAGCGGCAGCACCTACCTGATACATGGCGGGAGTATGGAGGGGAGCCGCAACCACATCTCACACTCCTCGCGCTCCTCTTCAGCTATG cTTGAAATGGCGATTGAAAACCTCCAAAAGTCTGAAGGAATTGCAAGTCACAAAAGCAGCCTGCTCAACAGCCAT ctGCAGTGGCTGCTGGACAACTATGAGACAGCAGAGGGAGTGAGCCTCCCGCGCTGCTCCCTGTACAACCATTATCTGCGGCACTGTCAGGAACAGAAACTGGATCCGGTCAACGCCGCGTCCTTCGGGAAACTCATCCGCTCCGTCTTCATGGGCCTGAGGACCCGCCGCCTCGGCACCAG AGGCAACTCTAAGTATCATTACTATGGCATCCGGGTGAAGCCAGACTCGCCGCTCAACCGGCTGCAGGAGGACACCCAGTACATGGCCatgagacagcagcctgtccaCCAGAAACAGAG GTTCAAGCCTCTGCAGAAGGTGGACAGCATGTCTGACAACCTGTGCGGGAGCTCTCAGCACTGCAACAGCACTCCAGAGCAGTCGGTGGCCGCTCAGAGCCAACACCACCAGCAGTACATAG ATACAGCTCAAACGTTGCCTCCGTTTCCCTCCCCTGACTTGGGCACTCAGCCTCTTCCCGAGCGCATCAACATGAACGATATCAAGAAGATGCAGACGCTCTATAGAGACCACTGTGAG GCGACTCTGAACGTGGTGATAAACCTCCAGTTCCACTATATCGAGAAGCTCTGGCAGACCTTTTGGTATGCAATACCGCCATCTAGTGACGGCAGCACGACCATCCCCAGCAG TGACGACGAGGAAGGTATGATCCCCAGAGAGACGCTGGTGGCTCTGTGTAAATACGAACCGGTCAGGCTATGGATGAGGAGCTGTGATCACATCCTCTACCAGGCGCTGGTGGAGGTCCTCATCCCTGACGTGCTGCGTCCTGTTCCCA GCACTCTCACTCAGGCCATCCGCAACTTTGCCAAGAGCCTGGAGGGCTGGCTGACTAACGCCATGACCAACTTTCCTCAAGAGATCGTTCGCACCAAG gtggcgGTGGTCAGTGCGTTCGCTCAGACTTTGAGGCGTTACACCAGTTTGAACCACTTGGCCCAGGCAGCGCGCGCCGTCCTCCAGAACACGTCCCAGATCAACCAGATGCTGTCGGACCTCAACAGGGTCGACTTCGCCAACGTCCAG GAGCAGGCGTCGTGGGTGTGTCAGTGCGACGAGAGCGTGGTCCAGCGCCTGGAGCAGGACTTTAAGGTcaccctgcagcagcagagctccCTGGACCAGTGGGCCACCTGGCTGGATAACGTCGTGTCTCAGGTCCTGAAGCCTCACCAGGGCAGCCCGAGCTTCCCCAAAGCCGCTCGTCAGTTCCTCCTAAAATGGTCCTTCTACAG CTCCATGGTGATCAGAGACCTGACCCTGCGCAGCGCCGCCAGCTTCGGCTCCTTCCACTTGATCCGTCTGCTTTACGACGAGTACATGTTCTACCTGGTGGAGCATCGCGTGGCTCAGGCCACCGGAGAAACTCCCATCGCCGTCATGGGAGAG TTCAGTGACCTGAGCTCTATGATGCCGTCGCTCATGGAAAAAG ACGCGTCCTTCTCCGACGAGATGAGCGACTTGGGCAGCGATGCCGACGCGTCCCGAGGACCCACCGAACCGGCCGTAAAGAGGGAGCGGATCGAAATAAGCCACCCTCTGCAGGAGATGTGA
- the rfx2 gene encoding DNA-binding protein RFX2 isoform X2, with protein MQNTEGGSDTTTSVAALRTSSSAQAPVVQPVPASQQRVLVQATGSAQKGGQVQQLSVPRVQQVPQQVQQVQHVYPPQVQYVGESGEAVYANGTIRTAYSYNPEAQLYGQNSGGNYFDSQAGGAHVTTVVSSASGGVPPHSMVGIAMDVGSSSHIISSGSTYLIHGGSMEGSRNHISHSSRSSSAMLQWLLDNYETAEGVSLPRCSLYNHYLRHCQEQKLDPVNAASFGKLIRSVFMGLRTRRLGTRGNSKYHYYGIRVKPDSPLNRLQEDTQYMAMRQQPVHQKQRFKPLQKVDSMSDNLCGSSQHCNSTPEQSVAAQSQHHQQYIDTAQTLPPFPSPDLGTQPLPERINMNDIKKMQTLYRDHCEATLNVVINLQFHYIEKLWQTFWYAIPPSSDGSTTIPSSDDEEGMIPRETLVALCKYEPVRLWMRSCDHILYQALVEVLIPDVLRPVPSTLTQAIRNFAKSLEGWLTNAMTNFPQEIVRTKVAVVSAFAQTLRRYTSLNHLAQAARAVLQNTSQINQMLSDLNRVDFANVQEQASWVCQCDESVVQRLEQDFKVTLQQQSSLDQWATWLDNVVSQVLKPHQGSPSFPKAARQFLLKWSFYSSMVIRDLTLRSAASFGSFHLIRLLYDEYMFYLVEHRVAQATGETPIAVMGEFSDLSSMMPSLMEKDASFSDEMSDLGSDADASRGPTEPAVKRERIEISHPLQEM; from the exons GGCTACAGGCTCAGCTCAGAAGGGTGGACAAGTACAGCAGCTTTCAGTACCCAGGGTCCAACAGGTCCCTCAGCAG gtgcAGCAGGTACAACATGTGTACCCACCACAAGTCCAGTATGTAGGAGAAAGTGGAGAGGCTGTTTATGCCAATGGAACCAT CCGAACGGCCTACTCCTACAACCCCGAGGCCCAGTTGTACGGGCAGAACAGCGGCGGAAACTATTTCGACTCTCAGGCCGGTGGAGCTCATGTCACCACGGTGGTGTCCTCCGCCAGCGGCGGCGTCCCCCCTCACAGCATGGTCGGCATCGCCATGGACgtgggcagcagcagccacattATCTCCAGCGGCAGCACCTACCTGATACATGGCGGGAGTATGGAGGGGAGCCGCAACCACATCTCACACTCCTCGCGCTCCTCTTCAGCTATG ctGCAGTGGCTGCTGGACAACTATGAGACAGCAGAGGGAGTGAGCCTCCCGCGCTGCTCCCTGTACAACCATTATCTGCGGCACTGTCAGGAACAGAAACTGGATCCGGTCAACGCCGCGTCCTTCGGGAAACTCATCCGCTCCGTCTTCATGGGCCTGAGGACCCGCCGCCTCGGCACCAG AGGCAACTCTAAGTATCATTACTATGGCATCCGGGTGAAGCCAGACTCGCCGCTCAACCGGCTGCAGGAGGACACCCAGTACATGGCCatgagacagcagcctgtccaCCAGAAACAGAG GTTCAAGCCTCTGCAGAAGGTGGACAGCATGTCTGACAACCTGTGCGGGAGCTCTCAGCACTGCAACAGCACTCCAGAGCAGTCGGTGGCCGCTCAGAGCCAACACCACCAGCAGTACATAG ATACAGCTCAAACGTTGCCTCCGTTTCCCTCCCCTGACTTGGGCACTCAGCCTCTTCCCGAGCGCATCAACATGAACGATATCAAGAAGATGCAGACGCTCTATAGAGACCACTGTGAG GCGACTCTGAACGTGGTGATAAACCTCCAGTTCCACTATATCGAGAAGCTCTGGCAGACCTTTTGGTATGCAATACCGCCATCTAGTGACGGCAGCACGACCATCCCCAGCAG TGACGACGAGGAAGGTATGATCCCCAGAGAGACGCTGGTGGCTCTGTGTAAATACGAACCGGTCAGGCTATGGATGAGGAGCTGTGATCACATCCTCTACCAGGCGCTGGTGGAGGTCCTCATCCCTGACGTGCTGCGTCCTGTTCCCA GCACTCTCACTCAGGCCATCCGCAACTTTGCCAAGAGCCTGGAGGGCTGGCTGACTAACGCCATGACCAACTTTCCTCAAGAGATCGTTCGCACCAAG gtggcgGTGGTCAGTGCGTTCGCTCAGACTTTGAGGCGTTACACCAGTTTGAACCACTTGGCCCAGGCAGCGCGCGCCGTCCTCCAGAACACGTCCCAGATCAACCAGATGCTGTCGGACCTCAACAGGGTCGACTTCGCCAACGTCCAG GAGCAGGCGTCGTGGGTGTGTCAGTGCGACGAGAGCGTGGTCCAGCGCCTGGAGCAGGACTTTAAGGTcaccctgcagcagcagagctccCTGGACCAGTGGGCCACCTGGCTGGATAACGTCGTGTCTCAGGTCCTGAAGCCTCACCAGGGCAGCCCGAGCTTCCCCAAAGCCGCTCGTCAGTTCCTCCTAAAATGGTCCTTCTACAG CTCCATGGTGATCAGAGACCTGACCCTGCGCAGCGCCGCCAGCTTCGGCTCCTTCCACTTGATCCGTCTGCTTTACGACGAGTACATGTTCTACCTGGTGGAGCATCGCGTGGCTCAGGCCACCGGAGAAACTCCCATCGCCGTCATGGGAGAG TTCAGTGACCTGAGCTCTATGATGCCGTCGCTCATGGAAAAAG ACGCGTCCTTCTCCGACGAGATGAGCGACTTGGGCAGCGATGCCGACGCGTCCCGAGGACCCACCGAACCGGCCGTAAAGAGGGAGCGGATCGAAATAAGCCACCCTCTGCAGGAGATGTGA
- the rfx2 gene encoding DNA-binding protein RFX2 isoform X3, with protein sequence MQNTEGGSDTTTSVAALRTSSSAQAPVVQPVPASQQVQQVQHVYPPQVQYVGESGEAVYANGTIRTAYSYNPEAQLYGQNSGGNYFDSQAGGAHVTTVVSSASGGVPPHSMVGIAMDVGSSSHIISSGSTYLIHGGSMEGSRNHISHSSRSSSAMLEMAIENLQKSEGIASHKSSLLNSHLQWLLDNYETAEGVSLPRCSLYNHYLRHCQEQKLDPVNAASFGKLIRSVFMGLRTRRLGTRGNSKYHYYGIRVKPDSPLNRLQEDTQYMAMRQQPVHQKQRFKPLQKVDSMSDNLCGSSQHCNSTPEQSVAAQSQHHQQYIDTAQTLPPFPSPDLGTQPLPERINMNDIKKMQTLYRDHCEATLNVVINLQFHYIEKLWQTFWYAIPPSSDGSTTIPSSDDEEGMIPRETLVALCKYEPVRLWMRSCDHILYQALVEVLIPDVLRPVPSTLTQAIRNFAKSLEGWLTNAMTNFPQEIVRTKVAVVSAFAQTLRRYTSLNHLAQAARAVLQNTSQINQMLSDLNRVDFANVQEQASWVCQCDESVVQRLEQDFKVTLQQQSSLDQWATWLDNVVSQVLKPHQGSPSFPKAARQFLLKWSFYSSMVIRDLTLRSAASFGSFHLIRLLYDEYMFYLVEHRVAQATGETPIAVMGEFSDLSSMMPSLMEKDASFSDEMSDLGSDADASRGPTEPAVKRERIEISHPLQEM encoded by the exons gtgcAGCAGGTACAACATGTGTACCCACCACAAGTCCAGTATGTAGGAGAAAGTGGAGAGGCTGTTTATGCCAATGGAACCAT CCGAACGGCCTACTCCTACAACCCCGAGGCCCAGTTGTACGGGCAGAACAGCGGCGGAAACTATTTCGACTCTCAGGCCGGTGGAGCTCATGTCACCACGGTGGTGTCCTCCGCCAGCGGCGGCGTCCCCCCTCACAGCATGGTCGGCATCGCCATGGACgtgggcagcagcagccacattATCTCCAGCGGCAGCACCTACCTGATACATGGCGGGAGTATGGAGGGGAGCCGCAACCACATCTCACACTCCTCGCGCTCCTCTTCAGCTATG cTTGAAATGGCGATTGAAAACCTCCAAAAGTCTGAAGGAATTGCAAGTCACAAAAGCAGCCTGCTCAACAGCCAT ctGCAGTGGCTGCTGGACAACTATGAGACAGCAGAGGGAGTGAGCCTCCCGCGCTGCTCCCTGTACAACCATTATCTGCGGCACTGTCAGGAACAGAAACTGGATCCGGTCAACGCCGCGTCCTTCGGGAAACTCATCCGCTCCGTCTTCATGGGCCTGAGGACCCGCCGCCTCGGCACCAG AGGCAACTCTAAGTATCATTACTATGGCATCCGGGTGAAGCCAGACTCGCCGCTCAACCGGCTGCAGGAGGACACCCAGTACATGGCCatgagacagcagcctgtccaCCAGAAACAGAG GTTCAAGCCTCTGCAGAAGGTGGACAGCATGTCTGACAACCTGTGCGGGAGCTCTCAGCACTGCAACAGCACTCCAGAGCAGTCGGTGGCCGCTCAGAGCCAACACCACCAGCAGTACATAG ATACAGCTCAAACGTTGCCTCCGTTTCCCTCCCCTGACTTGGGCACTCAGCCTCTTCCCGAGCGCATCAACATGAACGATATCAAGAAGATGCAGACGCTCTATAGAGACCACTGTGAG GCGACTCTGAACGTGGTGATAAACCTCCAGTTCCACTATATCGAGAAGCTCTGGCAGACCTTTTGGTATGCAATACCGCCATCTAGTGACGGCAGCACGACCATCCCCAGCAG TGACGACGAGGAAGGTATGATCCCCAGAGAGACGCTGGTGGCTCTGTGTAAATACGAACCGGTCAGGCTATGGATGAGGAGCTGTGATCACATCCTCTACCAGGCGCTGGTGGAGGTCCTCATCCCTGACGTGCTGCGTCCTGTTCCCA GCACTCTCACTCAGGCCATCCGCAACTTTGCCAAGAGCCTGGAGGGCTGGCTGACTAACGCCATGACCAACTTTCCTCAAGAGATCGTTCGCACCAAG gtggcgGTGGTCAGTGCGTTCGCTCAGACTTTGAGGCGTTACACCAGTTTGAACCACTTGGCCCAGGCAGCGCGCGCCGTCCTCCAGAACACGTCCCAGATCAACCAGATGCTGTCGGACCTCAACAGGGTCGACTTCGCCAACGTCCAG GAGCAGGCGTCGTGGGTGTGTCAGTGCGACGAGAGCGTGGTCCAGCGCCTGGAGCAGGACTTTAAGGTcaccctgcagcagcagagctccCTGGACCAGTGGGCCACCTGGCTGGATAACGTCGTGTCTCAGGTCCTGAAGCCTCACCAGGGCAGCCCGAGCTTCCCCAAAGCCGCTCGTCAGTTCCTCCTAAAATGGTCCTTCTACAG CTCCATGGTGATCAGAGACCTGACCCTGCGCAGCGCCGCCAGCTTCGGCTCCTTCCACTTGATCCGTCTGCTTTACGACGAGTACATGTTCTACCTGGTGGAGCATCGCGTGGCTCAGGCCACCGGAGAAACTCCCATCGCCGTCATGGGAGAG TTCAGTGACCTGAGCTCTATGATGCCGTCGCTCATGGAAAAAG ACGCGTCCTTCTCCGACGAGATGAGCGACTTGGGCAGCGATGCCGACGCGTCCCGAGGACCCACCGAACCGGCCGTAAAGAGGGAGCGGATCGAAATAAGCCACCCTCTGCAGGAGATGTGA